A single Agrococcus sp. ARC_14 DNA region contains:
- a CDS encoding FAD-dependent oxidoreductase has protein sequence MSHRIAVVGAGVIGLSIAHELAAAGSDVTVLTDAEPLETTSAVAGAVWFPYAAEHSPAVDAMLGASLRRFRAVADDPDAGVDIRSGIIIERTPTPDRAWTAWAEASPADPSELPAGATGMRTRVPLATMSQYLPWLQAQCEALGARIERRVVDDVDALARDFDTAVVAAGARGGELLGDDDTVVPIRGQVVRVANPGFWEFRIDDDAPGGLAYVLPRRDCLVLGGTHEAGQTSLEPDPEIEAAIIERCTALVPAIAGQPILSRAVGLRPGRERLRIEEVPGRALRVIAAYGHGGSGMTLSWGTAERVTSLVSPR, from the coding sequence ATGAGCCACCGGATCGCCGTCGTCGGAGCCGGCGTGATCGGGCTGTCGATCGCGCACGAGCTCGCCGCCGCAGGCAGCGACGTCACCGTGCTGACCGACGCCGAGCCGCTCGAGACCACCTCCGCGGTCGCCGGCGCCGTCTGGTTCCCCTACGCCGCCGAGCACTCGCCAGCGGTCGACGCCATGCTCGGGGCCTCGCTGCGCCGCTTCCGTGCCGTGGCCGACGATCCCGACGCGGGCGTCGACATCCGCTCGGGCATCATCATCGAGCGCACACCCACGCCCGATCGCGCATGGACGGCGTGGGCAGAGGCCTCGCCGGCCGACCCGAGCGAGCTGCCGGCCGGTGCGACCGGCATGCGCACGAGGGTGCCGCTCGCGACCATGTCGCAGTACCTGCCGTGGCTGCAGGCGCAGTGCGAGGCGCTCGGCGCGCGCATCGAGCGGCGGGTCGTCGACGACGTGGATGCCCTGGCACGAGACTTCGACACGGCCGTCGTGGCCGCGGGGGCGCGCGGTGGCGAGCTGCTGGGCGACGACGACACGGTGGTGCCGATCCGCGGGCAGGTGGTGCGGGTGGCGAACCCGGGCTTCTGGGAGTTCCGCATCGACGACGATGCGCCGGGCGGCCTCGCCTACGTGCTGCCGCGCCGCGACTGCCTCGTGCTGGGTGGCACGCACGAGGCGGGCCAGACCTCGCTCGAGCCCGACCCCGAGATCGAGGCGGCGATCATCGAGCGCTGCACGGCGCTCGTGCCGGCGATCGCCGGCCAGCCGATCCTCTCGCGCGCCGTGGGGCTGCGTCCGGGCCGTGAGCGGCTGCGCATCGAGGAGGTGCCGGGCCGCGCCCTGCGGGTCATCGCCGCCTACGGGCACGGCGGGTCGGGCATGACGCTGTCCTGGGGCACCGCCGAGCGCGTCACCTCGCTGGTCTCTCCCCGCTGA
- a CDS encoding DUF805 domain-containing protein, translated as MSLPNAVPVGQPQPGTSFGTAVKRFFQGYVVFQGRASRSEFWWAQLFCTVILLIPMVLMFVALFGMAAAMLGAAASQDELAIITAATAGLGGVTLLSLLVTLLSLPLLLPTYAIMWRRLQDANFHGAFALLSLVGFGIVPLIMCFLPSRPEGIRYDPAYRAQYAAQLGYGQPAYGQQSYGQPAYQPQSGPYGQQSSQTAQQPPLSGPYAQPQPYGQHPRQGPYGEQPSAGAYGESGTGGA; from the coding sequence ATGAGCCTCCCGAACGCCGTCCCCGTCGGCCAGCCGCAGCCCGGTACGTCGTTCGGCACTGCCGTCAAGCGGTTCTTCCAGGGCTACGTGGTCTTCCAGGGGCGGGCGAGCCGCAGCGAGTTCTGGTGGGCGCAGCTGTTCTGCACGGTCATCCTGCTCATCCCGATGGTGCTGATGTTCGTCGCGCTGTTCGGCATGGCCGCAGCCATGCTCGGCGCTGCGGCATCGCAGGACGAGCTGGCGATCATCACCGCTGCCACTGCAGGCCTGGGCGGCGTGACGCTGCTCTCGCTGCTGGTGACGCTGCTCTCGCTGCCGCTCCTGCTGCCCACCTACGCCATCATGTGGCGTCGCCTGCAGGACGCGAACTTCCACGGCGCCTTCGCGCTGCTCAGCCTCGTGGGCTTCGGCATCGTGCCGCTCATCATGTGCTTCCTGCCCAGCCGGCCGGAGGGCATCCGCTACGACCCCGCATACCGGGCGCAGTACGCAGCGCAGCTCGGCTACGGGCAGCCCGCGTATGGGCAGCAGTCATATGGGCAGCCGGCCTACCAGCCGCAGTCGGGGCCCTACGGGCAGCAGTCGTCGCAGACCGCGCAGCAGCCGCCGCTGTCGGGTCCGTACGCGCAGCCGCAGCCGTACGGGCAGCACCCACGGCAGGGGCCGTACGGCGAGCAGCCCTCCGCCGGCGCCTACGGCGAGTCGGGCACCGGCGGCGCGTAG
- a CDS encoding enoyl-CoA hydratase/isomerase family protein → MIELTITDDIAEVVLNAPEKRNAVDASALQEISDAYTAAERAGVRALVLRGEGKAFCAGRDIAQVDPRTDDAAGFMRGSLQPLLEQMAAFPAPTFAVAHGACLGIGLGLLIATDVVYVAESAKLGSPFAALGATLDSGGHALFFERLGAHRTFDLVYSGRLLSGAEAVAAGLFSQAFPDDEVLAATRAAAAHAAQGPTLAFLATKEIIRGLRDERQGLWRSVEAENAAQVELSQTADFREGFAAFQQKRKPGFTGRG, encoded by the coding sequence ATGATCGAGCTCACCATCACCGACGACATCGCCGAGGTCGTGCTGAACGCACCCGAGAAGCGCAACGCCGTCGACGCATCCGCCCTGCAGGAGATCTCGGATGCGTACACGGCGGCCGAGCGGGCGGGCGTGCGCGCGCTCGTGCTGCGCGGGGAGGGGAAGGCCTTCTGCGCCGGTCGCGACATCGCGCAGGTCGACCCGCGCACCGACGACGCGGCCGGCTTCATGCGCGGATCGCTGCAGCCGCTGCTCGAGCAGATGGCGGCCTTCCCCGCGCCCACCTTCGCCGTCGCGCACGGCGCCTGCCTCGGCATCGGGCTCGGGCTGCTGATCGCGACCGACGTGGTCTACGTCGCCGAATCGGCCAAGCTCGGCAGCCCCTTCGCGGCGCTCGGCGCCACGCTCGACTCCGGCGGGCACGCGCTCTTCTTCGAGCGGCTGGGCGCGCACCGCACCTTCGACCTCGTCTACTCGGGTCGGCTGCTGTCGGGCGCCGAGGCCGTCGCCGCCGGGCTCTTCTCGCAGGCCTTCCCCGACGACGAGGTGCTCGCGGCGACGAGGGCAGCTGCGGCGCATGCCGCGCAGGGGCCGACGCTCGCGTTCCTGGCGACCAAGGAGATCATCCGCGGGCTGCGCGACGAGCGCCAGGGGCTGTGGCGATCGGTCGAGGCCGAGAACGCGGCGCAGGTCGAGCTGAGCCAGACGGCCGACTTCCGAGAGGGCTTCGCGGCCTTCCAGCAGAAGCGGAAGCCGGGCTTCACCGGGCGCGGCTGA
- a CDS encoding phosphoglycerate transporter gives MPDTVTSPAELAQRIRRLAEQREVVIVGIAGYGGSGKSTLARALQALLPDAARVRGDDFLDPLGSRDRSDDWLALHRDELAAVLEALRAGRPADFLPVDWATGGRQPARVASVAAVQLVDAVGLLHPELLPLLDLTVWVDVPLETATVRGMRRDREAGDDHDALWREVWAPNERAFDARHAPRERADLRYAPPVPDSP, from the coding sequence ATGCCCGACACCGTCACCAGCCCCGCCGAGCTGGCCCAGCGCATCCGCCGCCTCGCCGAGCAGCGCGAGGTGGTCATCGTCGGCATCGCGGGCTACGGCGGCTCCGGCAAGTCGACGCTCGCGAGAGCCCTGCAGGCGCTGCTGCCCGACGCCGCGCGGGTGCGGGGCGACGACTTCCTCGACCCGCTCGGCAGCCGCGACCGCAGCGACGACTGGCTCGCCCTGCACCGCGACGAGCTCGCCGCGGTGCTTGAGGCGCTGCGTGCGGGGCGCCCGGCGGACTTCCTGCCGGTCGACTGGGCCACGGGCGGCCGGCAGCCAGCACGCGTCGCCTCGGTGGCCGCAGTCCAGCTCGTCGACGCCGTGGGGCTGCTGCACCCCGAGCTGCTGCCGCTGCTCGACCTCACGGTGTGGGTCGACGTGCCGCTCGAGACGGCGACGGTGCGGGGGATGCGTCGCGACCGCGAGGCGGGCGACGACCATGACGCGCTGTGGCGCGAGGTGTGGGCGCCGAACGAGCGAGCCTTCGACGCGCGGCACGCGCCGAGAGAGCGTGCGGACCTGCGCTACGCGCCGCCGGTGCCCGACTCGCCGTAG
- a CDS encoding GNAT family N-acetyltransferase, whose amino-acid sequence MHTVTKQSDRFQIDVDGEQAGLTQFVDTDQQKRVFFHTEVDDAFAGQGLAAELVREALDATRAEGLSIVAVCPYVRAYVKKHDDWADIVVPAGAAELAAIPR is encoded by the coding sequence GTGCATACCGTCACCAAGCAGTCCGACCGCTTCCAGATCGATGTCGACGGCGAGCAGGCCGGCCTCACGCAGTTCGTCGACACCGACCAGCAGAAGCGGGTCTTCTTCCACACCGAGGTCGACGACGCGTTCGCCGGCCAGGGGCTCGCTGCCGAGCTGGTGCGGGAGGCGCTCGACGCGACCCGAGCAGAGGGGCTCTCGATCGTGGCCGTCTGCCCCTACGTGCGCGCCTACGTGAAGAAGCACGACGACTGGGCCGACATCGTGGTGCCCGCCGGGGCGGCAGAGCTCGCGGCGATCCCCCGCTGA